Genomic DNA from Balneolales bacterium ANBcel1:
TTGGAAAATCTGCCACGAGCCGAAACGGCCCGTAAAGCGTTGTCCCACAGCTTTGAGATCGTCACAGAGACCGCCGGTCAGGCCATTGATGTGGTCAACCTCTATGCTCCTGAACATCTGGTGATCCATTTTGACATTACCAGGGAACAGATTGGCGCCATCCAGCATGCCGGCTCCGTTTTTCTCGGGCCATGGACTCCCGAAAGTGTGGGTGATTACGCTTCCGGCACCAACCACACCCTGCCCACCTACGGCTACGCTCGTATGTACAGCGGCGTCTCTGTCGACAGTTTTCTCAAATACATCACATTTCAGGAACTGGATCCGGACGGACTGCGAAGCATTGGTCCGGCCGTGGCCACTATGGCCGACACCGAACAGCTCCATGCGCACAAGAATGCCGTCACGATTCGCCTTGCCCATCTTGAAGACCAAACTCCAGGCTGATGGACCGTCGCATTAATGAACTTTTCCAGCACATACAGCACAATATACTCCATGCCCCAGGCACTTGAATTATTAAGCAGACCGCAACCCCGCCAGCGGCCAACACTCGTGGCGGAACCTTTATCATCATCCGTTACTTTTACTATTATCTGCACCACTCATTATTGACCCAATATGGCAGAACCCAAAAAACCATTTAATCCCGAGCCGTGGATTCGTCCGAATATCCGAACGCTCTCTCCCTATCATGCCGCACGTGACGATTTTCAGGAGGGGATCCTGCTGGATGCCAATGAAAACAGCTTCGGGCCCGCCATTCCCACAGACCGGCCGCTGCATCGGTACCCGGATACCAATCTGAATGTACTTAGAGCAAAGTGGGCGGCTTATCGGGGACTGGCCCCGGATCAGGTATTTGTCGGTGTGGGCAGTGATGAAGCCATCGACCTTCTTATGCGCGTTTTCTGCGAACCGGGCAGGGATGAAATCGTGACAACCCCCCCCACCTACGGGATGTACAAGGTCTCGGCTCGCATTAACAACGTCGGGGTTTCGGAAGCGGCTCTTACCAGTGACTTTCAGCTTGATGCGCAGATTGTATTGTCACGCGTCACCCAGCGCACGAAGCTCATTATGCTATGCTCTCCCAACAATCCGACCGCCAACAGCCTTGGCGAAAAAGAAATCAGACGTATACTCAATGACTTCAAGCGACTGGTGGTTGTCGACGAAGCCTATGTCGACTTCAGCAGCCGGGAAAGCCTTTGCAGCCTGATTGATGAATATCCGAACCTGGTGGTACTGCAGACACTGTCCAAGGCGTTCGGAATGGCAGCCATCCGCATGGGCGCCGCGCTGGCACATCCGGCTGTTATTTCCTGGATGATGAAGGTCAAGGCTCCCTACAATGTGAACAGCCTTACAGCCGAACTAGCGTTGGAAGCTTTCGAACACACTGACCGAATGCGGGAGCATGTTGAAAAAATCAAAGCCGAGCGAACCCGGCTTGCCGAAGCCCTTGCCGGCCATCGTGATGTTGTGACCGTATTTCCATCCGACACCAATTTTCTGCTCGTCCGCTTCCGCAAAGCCCTGGAGTGGTACCGACATCTGGCATCCAGAGGCGTCATTGTGCGGTATCGCGGTGACCAGATTCATTGCGAAGATACGCTTCGTATCACCACTGGAACAGCCGCTGAAAATGATCGCCTGCTTGAAGAGCTCAATAATCATGACGCGCCATGACGCGTTAAATCCCTGCTGACATGCCCTCCAAATTGCTTCTTCATGTCCATCCTGACGCACTCGCTCCGGATCGCGACAACCTCTATATGAGATCGGAATCTCTGAGCGCGCTCAAGAAACTTTCCGTCAACGGCATTCGACTGGCCGGCAATCCCGCTGAATATGGCAAAAACGCAGCGATACTGATAGCGCAGGAAGACATCCTCTTTGGCGATACTCCCGATTCCGACCCGCAGATTTCGGCTCTGCCCGCCCTCCATGTCCGCTGCGACAGCACCGGAAGCCTGGTGCTGTCCGCCGAAGATAAACCCGACCGGACCTTCCCCGGATGGCCCGAACTGGCCGGCCACCTCATGCTCGGACACCGTTCCGCATCCCACGTCAGAAAAACGGGAGAAACCGATATTTCGGTGGTTATAAACCTGGACGGTACCGGCATCGCAGATATCCAAACCGGTATTTCGTTTTACGATCACATGCTGGAACAAATATCCCGGCATGGCTATATGGATCTTTCCATACGCTGCAACGGAGATTTACACATTGACGAGCATCACACAATCGAAGACACCGCTATAACGTTGGGTGAAGCCATTGGCCTGGCCCTGGAAAACAAACGGGGTATCGGCAGGTACGGTTTTGTAGTAGCCATGGACGAAACCCGTTCTCTGGTGGCACTGGATTTGTCTGGACGGCCCTGGTGTGTTTTCGAGGGTGCCTTCCGCCGGGAAAAAGTCGGTGATTTTCCGACGGAGATGACCTCCCACTTTTTCCATTCGCTGGCCATGTCGCTGAAGGCGACGCTTCATGTATCCGTCAAGGGAGAGAACGACCATCACCAGATCGAGGCCTGTTTCAAGGCGCTGGCAAGATCGTTGCGTCAGGCAGTTGACCGGAACGAAAATTATCTCGACATTCTGCCTTCTTCAAAAGGACTGTTATGATTGCCATTATTGATTACAAAGCGGGAAACCTGGCATCGGTGTCCAATGCGATGGACCGCCTCAAGGCTGCATACCGTATCACCAACAAAATTTCCGTACTGGAGGATGCCGACGCCGTAATCTTCCCTGGAGTAGGCCACGCCGGCTCTGCCATGAGGGATCTGCAGGCAAACGGCCTGGACACCTGGCTGCGTCAAACCCGTAAACCCGTGCTTGGAATATGCCTGGGAATGCAGCTTCTCTACGAGGATACCACGGAAGGCCCTACCCGGACCCTTGGAATTGTACCCGGGCGACTGAAACGATTTCTGCCCGAGAAAGGGAAAGTGCCTCACATGGGCTGGAATACCGTTTTGCCTGCGGGCACCGATCCTGCCGTCGAAGCGCCACCCCCATCCGGCGATCCTTCACCGGACCTGGGTCAGACGCATCCACTGTTCAACAATATCACACCGGGCACCCATTTTTACCATGTACACAGCTACTATGCGCCAGTGACCGGTCACACCATAGCACAGTCACGCTACTCCGAGCCCTTCACAGCGGCTGTCGCATTCAATAACTTTATGGGGGTACAGTTTCACCCTGAAAAGTCCGGGATTCCGGGCCAGCAGGTCCTGCAAAACTTTGTGGATCTGGTATATGGAAGACAGCCCATGAACGGGGGCTGAGTGCTGCAGGAGAGAGGCATTAAAAACTGATTTTCGCCATGCTCTTTTGTATCTTGAAAGTTTAGACTGTAACTCAAATCTTTTCTGTTCGGAATGTCCGACAAACCACACGACTATTGCGGTATTTTCGGGATTTTCAACCACCCCGAAGCCGCTGTCTACACTTACTATGGCCTGCACGCGCTGCAGCACCGGGGTCAGGAATCGGCCGGTATCGTAACCTCCTGGTTTGATCCGGCTAAAAGCATCCCTGTGATGCCGCAGCACAAGGGTTTCGGGCTGGTGCTGAATGTTTTCGAAAACCAGAAAATTTTTACCGAAAAGCTGCTGGGGCACGCGGCCATTGGTCACAACCGGTATTCAACTTCCGGATCGGCGGTCAACGCTACCAACATCCAGCCGTTTCGTGTTCACTACAAAAACGGCAACCTGGCAATCGGCCATAACGGAAACCTGACCAATGCCAACAGCCTCAGAAAGAGACTGGAAAACCGGGGCGTCATTTTTCAGAGCACATCCGACACCGAGCTGATTCTGCATTTGATCTCCCACAGTGAAAAATCGACACAGCTGGATCAGATCATGGACGCGTTGCAGCAGATCGAGGGCGCCTACTGCCTGGTTCTGCTTACCGACGACAAGCTGATCGCGGTCCGTGACCCCAACGGCTTTCGTCCGCTTGCCCTCGGCAGAAATGGTGAAAGCTGGCTGGTTGCCAGTGAGACCTGCGCGTTCGATATCAATGATGTCACATATGTCCGTGACGTCAACCCCGGAGAGGTGGTCATCATCGACCGGCAAACTATCGAAGACGGAGAGCCGCGCTCGATGCATCTGGAGCGGAAGAAGGATACCGGAGTTAGTCAGTGCATTTTTGAATATGTCTATTTTGCACGCCCCGACAGCCGCATTTTCGGCGAAAACACGGATAAAGTCCGCCGGAAAATCGGCAAATACCTGGCCCGTGAGCATCCGATCCCCGAAGTGACCGGCACCAAAACCGGCAAGCACCCGATCGTCATTTCTGTTCCCGACTCCAGCAATACGGCCGCTTTGGGTTATGCGCATGAAAATCAGAAAAACGGCTACGACTGCAAATACGAAATCGGACTGATCCGCAACCACTACGTGGGCCGCACCTTCATTTCCCCGGGCCAGGCTTCACGCGACCTGAAGGTACGGACCAAGTTCAATACGGTGAAGGGGGTTCTTCAGGACCGGGTAGTTTTTCTGGTGGATGATTCCATCGTGCGCGGAACCACCTCGGCGCATCTGGTTAAAATGATCCGCAAGGCCGGGCCCAGGGAAATACACTTTCTGGTCAGCTCCCCGCCCATCATCCATCCCTGCTTTTACGGAATGGACTTTCCGAGTCCGGATGAACTCATTGCGAATGTCCACGACAAAGACCTGGACCGCATGAGGCGGGCCATCGGAGTCGATTCCCTGCGCTATCTCTCGCCGGAGGGACTGGTGAACGCGGTCAGGGAGGCGCAGCCCGAGGGACTCGGTTACTGCACGGCCTGTTTTACCGGCGAGTACCCGGTACCGGTAACCTCCCGCATGCTAAAAGAAGAAAACGAATTTTATTGAGGCGGAATCATCGCTAAAGGAAACGGCACCATGACCATACAAAAAGCGGAATATGTGCTGAGCGCTCCGGATCTGTCGACATGTCCGGACGGCGGGCTGCCGGAGGTCTGCTTCGCCGGACGTTCCAACGTCGGGAAGTCATCGGTCATCAACGCGTTGACCCGCCGCAAAAAGCTGGCCCACACCAGCAACACCCCCGGCAAGACCCGCAGCCTCAATTATTACATCATCGACGATGCGTGGTATCTTGTTGATATGCCCGGATACGGATATGCAAAAATATCCAAAGGGGAGCAGTCGCGCTGGGGCCGGGAAATGAAACGCTACCTGATGGAGCGGGATACGCTGCGGCTTGTGGTTGTACTTCTGGACATACGCCATACGCCCTCGTCACTGGACGAGGAGTTTCTTTTCTGGCTGGGGAACCATCAGATACCGTTTTGCGTGGTAGCCAACAAAGCCGACAAGATTTCAAAGAACCGTCAACAGCAGCAGAAGAGCAGCATACAGAAATTGATTAAGGAGATGAATATCGACGTACCGGTCTTTACATCGTCGGCGGGAAAACCGGAAACACTGGACCCCCTTCAAGCTTTCATCGGGGATTTTCTTGCTGTTTCCAATCTCTGAGCTTGCAAAACATGAAATGGCATCAGCCTTTTGATAACAAAATAGAACACAATGGCCTATAAAGCACTTTTACTGGATGGCGTGGACCCTGTCTGCGGTGAGATTTTCGAGCAACGAGGATTTGAGGTAACCGAAGCATCCGGCATGCAGTCGGATGAGCTCGAAAAGATAATCGGCGACTATCATGCTATGGTAGTGCGGAGCGCGACCAAAGTCACACTGCCCCTTCTGGAAAAGGCGGTAAACATGCGAGTGGTCGGAAGGGCCGGTGTGGGTGTGGACAATATCGACCTCGACGCCGCCACCCGCATGGGCATCCTGGTAATGAACACGCCCGACGGCAACACCATCTCCACCGCCGAACACACCTGCGGCATGATCCTGGCTCTTTCCCGGAACATTCCCGCCGCGGTAAGCTCCCTGAAGGAGGGGCGCTGGGACCGTAAAAAGTACCTGGGCACCGAGATCCATGGAAAAACCCTGGGCATCATCGGCCTCGGTAAAATCGGCTCCGGTGTGGCCGCGCGAATGAAATCCTTTGGCATGCATATCATCGGCTTCGACCCCTACACCACCCACGAACGAGCCGCAGAGATGGGGGTTGAGATGAAGGGGCTGGATGAAATTCTCGCTTCCGCCGACTACCTGACGGTTCATACGCCGCTCACGGACCAGACGCGTGACCTCGTCAGTCAAAAAAATGCCGACCGGATCAAACCCGGCATCAAGCTGATCAACTGCGCGCGCGGCGGCATCTACAATGAAAGCGACCTGCTGTCACTGATCGAACGCGGTATCGTCAGCGGGGCGGCCCTGGATGTGTACAGCAATGAGCCCCCCTCAGACGATCTGAAGGAACTGCTGCAACACCCCGCGGTTATCTGCACACCGCATCTGGGTGCATCCACCCAGGAAGCCCAGGGAAAAGTCGCCGAGCAGATCGCCCGGCAGATCGCGGACGCTATTGAGCAGAAAGGGTTTCAGGGCAGCCTGAACGGCAAGTCCATTGCACTGAGCACCAACAAGGAGGTGCAGCCGTTCCTCCAGCTTGCCGAACGGTTCGGGCACTTCCTCTCCCAGATTGCGCCGAAACACACCGAAGAGCTCTCCATCACATATAGCGGAACCTGCGCGAAACACTCCCAGGTCCTCACCGATTCCCTTCTCAGCGGCTTCATGAAGGGGAGTGTCGATGATGTGGTAAATCTGATCAACGCCCGGTATCATGCCGAAACCAGGGGGCTGAAAATTTCCGAAACCATCAGCCGTGAAACTCAGACCTACTCCGACCTGATTACGGTCGATCTCGGTCCCAAGGCCGATTACCGCAAGCTTTGCGCAACGCCTTTCGGAGAAAACGATTACCGGATTGTATCCATCGACGGCTTCAGTATTGAAATCCACCTGGAAGGCGAAATCATCCTCTACCAAAATATCGACAAACCCGGCATGCTGGCGGCAACAAGCGGCGCCCTGGCCAAAAGAGACATCAACATCGCCTCGCTGAGCCTCGGCCGTGACCTGAAAAACGCCCAGGCCATTACCGCATTCACCGTAGATACTACGCTCGACGAAAAAGATGTGGATTACATACACCGCATCGACGGCGTCAATGTGGTCAAATACGTGAGCATACGGGTTTGATTCATCGGACCATCATTTTGCAAACCTGGCGTCCGGAGAACGGGTCATTGCATCTGTTTCCACTGCGCTATTTCAAAAAAGGCACGTGATGCACGACATTCGACAAGCACTTGCAAAGCGCATCCTGGTACTTGACGGAGCCATGGGAACCATGATCCAGGAACACCGGCTCTCCGAAGAGGACTTCCGGGGCGACCGGTTCCGCGATCACACGTGCGAGCTCCAGGGAAACAACGATCTGCTGAGCATCACCCGTCCCGCCCTTGTTGCCTCCATCCACGAAGCATTTCTGGAGGCCGGTGCCGATATACTGGAGACCAATACTTTCAGCTCGAATCCCGTTTCGCAGAAAGATTACGATCTGGAGGAGCTTGTCTATGAGCTGAATTACGCCTCGGCCTCCATCGCCCGCAAGGCCGCCGACGACTTCACCCGAAAAGATCCGGAGAAACCCCGTTTCGTAGCCGGCGCCATGGGTCCGACCAACCGGACTCTCTCCCTCTCCCCCGATGTCAACGACCCCGGTTTCCGCGCGGTTACCTTCGACGAAATGGTCGCCTGTTACGCCGCACAGATTCCCGGCCTGATGGACGGCGGGGCCGATGTGCTGCTGGTTGAAACCGTATTCGACACCCTGAACTGCAAGGCCGCCCTGTTCGCCATCCAGAATTATCGCCGGGAGAGCGGAAACAATGTCCCGGTAATGATTTCGGGCACGATCGTGGACCAAAGCGGGCGCACCCTCTCGGGCCAGACCACCGAAGCATTCTGGATCTCCATCTCCCACATGCCCAACCTGCTGAGTGTCGGTCTGAATTGCGCTCTCGGCTCCAGCCAGATGCGCCCCTTTATCAAGGAGCTCTCCGAAATCGCCACCGTGCCGGTTACCCTGTACCCGAACGCCGGGCTGCCCAACGAATTCGGCGGATATGACGAATCCCCCGACTTCATGGGCGAACAACTTGAAGAGTACCTCAGGGAGGGGTGGCTGAATGTCATCGGAGGCTGCTGCGGGACAACGCCGGAGCACATCGCCCGTTTTTCCAGCATCGCGGCCGGACACCGGCCCCGCCCCATTCCCGAAGCGGAGCCCTATCTGCGATTAAGCGGACTGGAACCGCTCGTTGTCCGCCCGGAGACCAATTTCGTCAATGTCGGTGAGCGAACCAATGTCACCGGCTCTCTGAAATTCAAGCGCCTCATCCGTGAGGAGCAGTACGAGGAGGCGCTATCGGTTGCCCGTGAACAGATCGAGAACGGCGCGCAGATCATCGATGTAAACATGGATGAGGGGATGCTGGAGTCGGAAAGCGTTATGACCACCTTCCTCAACCTGATGACGGCCGAACCGGATATCTCCCGGGTGCCGGTGATGGTCGACTCCTCCAAATGGTCGGTTCTCGAAGCGGGGCTCAAATGCCTCCAGGGGCGGTCGATCGTCAACTCTCTGAGCCTCAAGGAGGGAGAAGATATCTTCCTGGAGCAGGCCCGAAAGGTACGTGACTACGGGGCGGCGGTCATTGTCATGGCTTTTGACGAACAGGGGCAGGCCGACTCTTACGAACGGCGCATCGAAATCTGTGAGCGCGCCTATCGGCTGCTGGTGGATACAATCGGATTCCCGCCCCAGGACATCATTTTCGACCCCAACATCCTGACGGTTGCCACCGGTATCGAAGAGCACAACAATTACGCCGTCGATTTTCTGAAGGCCACGGAATGGATTAAAAAGAACCTGCCCCATGCGAAAGTAAGCGGCGGCGTGAGCAACATCTCCTTCTCCTTCCGCGGAAACAATCCGGTAAGGGAGGCGATGCACGCCTCCTTTCTGTACCATGCGATCAGGGCGGGACTTGATATGGGGATTGTCAACGCCTCCCAGCTTGAGGTGTACGAAGAGATCCCCAAAGATCTTCTGGAGCGGGTGGAGGATGTCCTTTTTAACCGGCGCCGCGATGCCACCGAGCGCCTGGTCGATTTTGCAGAGACGGTCAGGGAAAAAGCCGCCGGACCCGCGAAAACGGACGAGTGGCGCAGCCGTCCGGTCAACAAGCGCCTGGAACACGCCCTGCTCAAGGGAATCGTGGATTATATTGAGGAAGATACCGAAGAGGCCCGCAAACAGTATGACCAGGCTCTGGAGGTGATAGAGGGGCCGCTCATGGATGGGATGAATATTGTGGGGGACCTGTTCGGCGAAGGCAAGATGTTCCTGCCGCAGGTGGTAAAGAGCGCCCGAGTAATGAAAAAGGCGGTGGCCTATCTGATCCCCTTCATCGAAGAGGAGAAAAAGCGGCAGAAAGATACGCGGCCCAAGGGCAAGGTACTGCTGGCCACGGTCAAGGGCGATGTACACGACATCGGGAAAAATATCGTCGCTGTGGTCCTGGGGTGCAACAACTATGAAGTGATCGACCTTGGCGTGATGGTGCCTTCCCGGAAAATCATGGATGAGGCCGTTGCACAGAAAGTGGATGTGATCGGGGTCAGCGGCCTCATAACCCCCTCGCTTGACGAGATGGTCGGCCTGGCCCGGGAAATGGAGTCGCAAGGAATGGATCTCCCGCTGCTTATCGGCGGTGCAACCACCTCCCGCATCCACACGGCTGTCAAGATCGCGCCGGAATACCGGTCGCCGGTTATCCATGTACTCGACGCCTCCAAAAGCGTGCCCGTGGTGAGCAACCTGCTCTCCGACAGCGCCCGGAAGGGGCTGGTTGACCGGGTGCGGACCGAGTATCAGCAGCTCAGAGAAAAGCATTCAAAACGGACGCAGACCAAGAGCTATGCCACGCTGGAGCAGGCGCGGGAGAACCGGACTCCCATCATCTGGGGAGAGAAGGATGTCGCGGTGCCGAAGCGTACCGGAATTATTCCGTTGGAAGCCCCCGACCTCAAGACCCTCAGCAGATACATTGACTGGACCCCGTTCTTCATAACCTGGCAGCTCACGGGCAAATATCCTGCCATCCTGCAAGACCCCGAAGCCGGTGAACAGGCTCGCAAACTGTTTGACGACGCGCGTCACATGCTGGACCGAATCATCGCGGAGCAGTGGCTCCAACCGCAAGCGGTATGCGGGATTTTCCCCGCGAACAGCGTCGGCGACGACATTGAAGTGTATGAAGATGAGTCCCGGAGCCGCGTCAAGGCCCGGCTCTGCATGCTTCGGCAACAGACCCGCAAACGGAAGGGGCAACCCAACCGGGCGCTGTCCGACTTTGTCGCGCCCAAAGAGAGCGGCCTCGCCGATTACATCGGCGGATTTGCCGTGACGGCCGGACACGGTATTGAAGAGCCCCTGGCACGTTTTGAAGAAGACCAGGACGACTACAGCGCCATCATGCTTAAAGCGCTGGCCGACCGGCTTGCCGAAGCGGCCGCCGAGTGGCTCCATGAAAAGGTGCGGATAGAACTGTGGGGATATGCTCCGGACGAAAACCTGGATAACGAAGCGCTCATAAAGGAAAAATACCGGGGTATCCGCCCGGCACCGGGGTACCCGGCCAATCCGGACCATACCGAAAAAGAGACCCTCTTCAGCCTGATCGAAGCCACTGAAAGAACCGGCATCACCCTCACCGAAAGTTACGCCATGCATCCTGCGGCTTCGGTATCCGGACTCTACATCGCTCACCCCGAAGCGGCGTATTTTGCACTGGGCACCATCGTAAGGGACCAGGTCGCCGATTACGCGCAACGCAAAAAAATGACGCTGGAAGAAGCCGAGAAATGGCT
This window encodes:
- the hisC gene encoding histidinol-phosphate transaminase; this encodes MAEPKKPFNPEPWIRPNIRTLSPYHAARDDFQEGILLDANENSFGPAIPTDRPLHRYPDTNLNVLRAKWAAYRGLAPDQVFVGVGSDEAIDLLMRVFCEPGRDEIVTTPPTYGMYKVSARINNVGVSEAALTSDFQLDAQIVLSRVTQRTKLIMLCSPNNPTANSLGEKEIRRILNDFKRLVVVDEAYVDFSSRESLCSLIDEYPNLVVLQTLSKAFGMAAIRMGAALAHPAVISWMMKVKAPYNVNSLTAELALEAFEHTDRMREHVEKIKAERTRLAEALAGHRDVVTVFPSDTNFLLVRFRKALEWYRHLASRGVIVRYRGDQIHCEDTLRITTGTAAENDRLLEELNNHDAP
- the hisB gene encoding imidazoleglycerol-phosphate dehydratase HisB encodes the protein MPSKLLLHVHPDALAPDRDNLYMRSESLSALKKLSVNGIRLAGNPAEYGKNAAILIAQEDILFGDTPDSDPQISALPALHVRCDSTGSLVLSAEDKPDRTFPGWPELAGHLMLGHRSASHVRKTGETDISVVINLDGTGIADIQTGISFYDHMLEQISRHGYMDLSIRCNGDLHIDEHHTIEDTAITLGEAIGLALENKRGIGRYGFVVAMDETRSLVALDLSGRPWCVFEGAFRREKVGDFPTEMTSHFFHSLAMSLKATLHVSVKGENDHHQIEACFKALARSLRQAVDRNENYLDILPSSKGLL
- the hisH gene encoding imidazole glycerol phosphate synthase subunit HisH, which encodes MIAIIDYKAGNLASVSNAMDRLKAAYRITNKISVLEDADAVIFPGVGHAGSAMRDLQANGLDTWLRQTRKPVLGICLGMQLLYEDTTEGPTRTLGIVPGRLKRFLPEKGKVPHMGWNTVLPAGTDPAVEAPPPSGDPSPDLGQTHPLFNNITPGTHFYHVHSYYAPVTGHTIAQSRYSEPFTAAVAFNNFMGVQFHPEKSGIPGQQVLQNFVDLVYGRQPMNGG
- the purF gene encoding amidophosphoribosyltransferase; this encodes MSDKPHDYCGIFGIFNHPEAAVYTYYGLHALQHRGQESAGIVTSWFDPAKSIPVMPQHKGFGLVLNVFENQKIFTEKLLGHAAIGHNRYSTSGSAVNATNIQPFRVHYKNGNLAIGHNGNLTNANSLRKRLENRGVIFQSTSDTELILHLISHSEKSTQLDQIMDALQQIEGAYCLVLLTDDKLIAVRDPNGFRPLALGRNGESWLVASETCAFDINDVTYVRDVNPGEVVIIDRQTIEDGEPRSMHLERKKDTGVSQCIFEYVYFARPDSRIFGENTDKVRRKIGKYLAREHPIPEVTGTKTGKHPIVISVPDSSNTAALGYAHENQKNGYDCKYEIGLIRNHYVGRTFISPGQASRDLKVRTKFNTVKGVLQDRVVFLVDDSIVRGTTSAHLVKMIRKAGPREIHFLVSSPPIIHPCFYGMDFPSPDELIANVHDKDLDRMRRAIGVDSLRYLSPEGLVNAVREAQPEGLGYCTACFTGEYPVPVTSRMLKEENEFY
- the yihA gene encoding ribosome biogenesis GTP-binding protein YihA/YsxC codes for the protein MTIQKAEYVLSAPDLSTCPDGGLPEVCFAGRSNVGKSSVINALTRRKKLAHTSNTPGKTRSLNYYIIDDAWYLVDMPGYGYAKISKGEQSRWGREMKRYLMERDTLRLVVVLLDIRHTPSSLDEEFLFWLGNHQIPFCVVANKADKISKNRQQQQKSSIQKLIKEMNIDVPVFTSSAGKPETLDPLQAFIGDFLAVSNL
- the serA gene encoding phosphoglycerate dehydrogenase, translating into MAYKALLLDGVDPVCGEIFEQRGFEVTEASGMQSDELEKIIGDYHAMVVRSATKVTLPLLEKAVNMRVVGRAGVGVDNIDLDAATRMGILVMNTPDGNTISTAEHTCGMILALSRNIPAAVSSLKEGRWDRKKYLGTEIHGKTLGIIGLGKIGSGVAARMKSFGMHIIGFDPYTTHERAAEMGVEMKGLDEILASADYLTVHTPLTDQTRDLVSQKNADRIKPGIKLINCARGGIYNESDLLSLIERGIVSGAALDVYSNEPPSDDLKELLQHPAVICTPHLGASTQEAQGKVAEQIARQIADAIEQKGFQGSLNGKSIALSTNKEVQPFLQLAERFGHFLSQIAPKHTEELSITYSGTCAKHSQVLTDSLLSGFMKGSVDDVVNLINARYHAETRGLKISETISRETQTYSDLITVDLGPKADYRKLCATPFGENDYRIVSIDGFSIEIHLEGEIILYQNIDKPGMLAATSGALAKRDINIASLSLGRDLKNAQAITAFTVDTTLDEKDVDYIHRIDGVNVVKYVSIRV
- the metH gene encoding methionine synthase gives rise to the protein MHDIRQALAKRILVLDGAMGTMIQEHRLSEEDFRGDRFRDHTCELQGNNDLLSITRPALVASIHEAFLEAGADILETNTFSSNPVSQKDYDLEELVYELNYASASIARKAADDFTRKDPEKPRFVAGAMGPTNRTLSLSPDVNDPGFRAVTFDEMVACYAAQIPGLMDGGADVLLVETVFDTLNCKAALFAIQNYRRESGNNVPVMISGTIVDQSGRTLSGQTTEAFWISISHMPNLLSVGLNCALGSSQMRPFIKELSEIATVPVTLYPNAGLPNEFGGYDESPDFMGEQLEEYLREGWLNVIGGCCGTTPEHIARFSSIAAGHRPRPIPEAEPYLRLSGLEPLVVRPETNFVNVGERTNVTGSLKFKRLIREEQYEEALSVAREQIENGAQIIDVNMDEGMLESESVMTTFLNLMTAEPDISRVPVMVDSSKWSVLEAGLKCLQGRSIVNSLSLKEGEDIFLEQARKVRDYGAAVIVMAFDEQGQADSYERRIEICERAYRLLVDTIGFPPQDIIFDPNILTVATGIEEHNNYAVDFLKATEWIKKNLPHAKVSGGVSNISFSFRGNNPVREAMHASFLYHAIRAGLDMGIVNASQLEVYEEIPKDLLERVEDVLFNRRRDATERLVDFAETVREKAAGPAKTDEWRSRPVNKRLEHALLKGIVDYIEEDTEEARKQYDQALEVIEGPLMDGMNIVGDLFGEGKMFLPQVVKSARVMKKAVAYLIPFIEEEKKRQKDTRPKGKVLLATVKGDVHDIGKNIVAVVLGCNNYEVIDLGVMVPSRKIMDEAVAQKVDVIGVSGLITPSLDEMVGLAREMESQGMDLPLLIGGATTSRIHTAVKIAPEYRSPVIHVLDASKSVPVVSNLLSDSARKGLVDRVRTEYQQLREKHSKRTQTKSYATLEQARENRTPIIWGEKDVAVPKRTGIIPLEAPDLKTLSRYIDWTPFFITWQLTGKYPAILQDPEAGEQARKLFDDARHMLDRIIAEQWLQPQAVCGIFPANSVGDDIEVYEDESRSRVKARLCMLRQQTRKRKGQPNRALSDFVAPKESGLADYIGGFAVTAGHGIEEPLARFEEDQDDYSAIMLKALADRLAEAAAEWLHEKVRIELWGYAPDENLDNEALIKEKYRGIRPAPGYPANPDHTEKETLFSLIEATERTGITLTESYAMHPAASVSGLYIAHPEAAYFALGTIVRDQVADYAQRKKMTLEEAEKWLGPQLAYDPASERKEPA